In Blastopirellula sediminis, the following proteins share a genomic window:
- a CDS encoding efflux RND transporter periplasmic adaptor subunit codes for MQVVISLAILGGSVVVFVGLGQSEKPAEKGETSAAVPLVEAATVAVHHSGIDFEADGVVVPFQEVSLSAEVDGRIAYRAPECRIGQVVKQGNLLLKIADTDYQLKVQQLDHQLHQAEANLQELTVQIDAAKGQIALAEVNVEIKSREIRRFEAIKTNGAISKAEIDSAKLNEHNAMTELQSRRDSLELLLSQKVRLENACKLASLECEQARLDLSRTEIRAPIDGVITQDPVVQDSFVNRGEVVVVIQDSSQMEVRCSIRMNEMEWLWQSTLSDPNSTQLTASYQFPETPATVVYETESARYEWPAALRFFDGGKLSEVTRLVPCRVTVDADAKPNVIAKRPLTIPPTLMSGMFVKVVIHADPKIPLLRLPKSAVKPNGYVWVIRDQKLHELPINVANASESEVIAYQDKEGIVAEDLVVTSPLIAPAENSEVAIAEQAL; via the coding sequence GTGCAAGTTGTCATTTCGCTCGCGATTCTCGGCGGCAGCGTGGTGGTTTTCGTCGGGTTGGGGCAATCCGAAAAACCTGCGGAAAAGGGGGAAACGTCGGCAGCGGTTCCGCTTGTCGAAGCGGCGACCGTCGCCGTGCATCACTCGGGAATCGACTTCGAGGCGGACGGCGTTGTTGTGCCGTTCCAGGAGGTCTCCCTTTCTGCGGAAGTCGACGGCCGGATCGCCTATCGTGCGCCGGAATGCCGGATTGGGCAGGTCGTCAAGCAAGGAAATCTGTTGCTGAAGATTGCCGATACCGACTACCAACTGAAGGTCCAGCAACTCGACCATCAGCTTCATCAGGCCGAAGCGAATCTACAGGAGTTGACCGTCCAAATCGACGCAGCCAAGGGGCAAATCGCGCTGGCCGAGGTCAATGTCGAGATCAAGAGTCGTGAGATTCGTCGGTTTGAAGCGATCAAGACGAATGGGGCGATCTCTAAGGCGGAGATTGACTCGGCGAAACTCAATGAGCACAACGCGATGACCGAGTTGCAATCGAGACGCGATTCCTTGGAATTGTTGCTTTCCCAGAAGGTTCGGTTGGAAAACGCCTGCAAGCTGGCGTCGCTGGAATGCGAACAAGCGCGTCTCGACTTGTCGCGCACCGAAATTCGAGCTCCGATCGACGGCGTAATCACCCAAGATCCGGTCGTCCAAGATAGCTTTGTGAATCGCGGGGAGGTCGTCGTCGTCATTCAAGACTCCAGCCAAATGGAAGTACGCTGCAGCATCCGCATGAATGAGATGGAGTGGCTCTGGCAGTCGACCTTGAGCGACCCGAATTCAACGCAGTTAACCGCTTCGTATCAGTTTCCAGAGACCCCTGCGACGGTTGTCTATGAGACCGAATCGGCTCGCTACGAATGGCCGGCCGCGCTCCGCTTCTTTGACGGCGGCAAACTGAGCGAAGTCACGCGGCTCGTTCCGTGTCGCGTCACGGTTGACGCCGATGCGAAGCCGAACGTGATCGCCAAACGGCCGTTAACGATTCCGCCGACGCTGATGAGCGGCATGTTCGTCAAAGTGGTCATCCATGCCGATCCGAAAATCCCGCTGTTGCGGCTGCCGAAATCGGCCGTCAAACCGAATGGCTACGTCTGGGTCATTCGCGATCAGAAACTGCACGAGTTGCCGATCAATGTCGCCAATGCCAGCGAATCGGAAGTGATCGCCTATCAAGACAAAGAGGGGATCGTCGCCGAGGACCTCGTCGTTACCTCTCCGTTGATCGCCCCGGCGGAAAACAGCGAAGTCGCCATTGCGGAGCAAGCTCTATGA
- a CDS encoding sigma-70 family RNA polymerase sigma factor, whose protein sequence is MRDEPSDEPDFASLQTGEDGLAHLFASHRGRLRRMIDIRLDARVAGRVDPSDILQESYLEAVRQLPAFLEARNLTPKLWLRLITRQQIIAAHRHHLGVQKRDAKLEVSLGGNAPSYANAESLSQFLADGMISPSRDAAKREFRQRLRATLEKMDPMDREIIALRHFDELSNAEVAVELGISKTAASNRYIRALQRLNKLLSSVSWLPDP, encoded by the coding sequence ATGCGAGACGAACCTTCTGATGAACCCGATTTCGCCTCCCTGCAAACGGGGGAAGATGGACTAGCGCATCTTTTCGCCAGCCATCGGGGGCGTTTGCGCCGGATGATCGACATTCGGCTTGATGCCCGAGTGGCCGGTAGGGTTGATCCTTCCGATATTCTGCAAGAGTCGTACTTGGAAGCGGTTCGGCAGTTGCCGGCGTTTTTGGAAGCGCGGAACCTGACCCCCAAATTGTGGTTGCGGCTGATTACGCGGCAGCAGATCATCGCCGCTCATCGCCACCATTTGGGCGTCCAAAAGCGGGATGCGAAGCTGGAAGTTTCGCTGGGAGGTAATGCTCCCTCCTACGCGAACGCAGAATCCCTTTCGCAATTTCTGGCCGATGGGATGATCAGCCCTAGTCGGGATGCCGCAAAACGAGAATTTCGTCAGCGTTTGCGAGCAACGTTGGAGAAAATGGACCCTATGGACCGCGAGATTATCGCTCTGCGGCACTTCGACGAACTCTCCAACGCCGAGGTCGCCGTCGAGCTCGGGATCAGTAAAACGGCTGCCAGCAATCGATACATTCGCGCTTTGCAGCGGTTGAACAAGTTACTTTCGAGCGTATCTTGGCTTCCTGATCCGTAA
- a CDS encoding ECF-type sigma factor — protein sequence MANVTQILSRIEHGDPAAAQQLLPLVYDELRKLAAAKLANEKPGQTLQATALVHDAYIRLVDVEQAQQWDSRGHFFAAAAEAMRRILVESARRKARLRHGGGYQRQAVDDIEEPATTDGLDLIAVSDALDELEKTDAVAADLVKLRYFAGMSVEQAANSLGMSARTGYYTWDYARSWLRCQLQPDE from the coding sequence ATGGCGAATGTGACTCAAATCTTATCTCGCATTGAGCATGGCGATCCAGCGGCGGCCCAGCAACTGTTGCCGCTGGTCTACGACGAGCTGCGCAAACTCGCGGCTGCCAAACTGGCCAATGAGAAGCCAGGCCAAACGCTCCAGGCCACGGCGCTGGTGCATGACGCCTACATACGCTTGGTCGATGTCGAGCAGGCTCAGCAGTGGGACTCCCGGGGGCACTTCTTCGCCGCTGCCGCCGAGGCAATGCGGCGGATTCTGGTCGAATCTGCACGCCGCAAGGCCCGACTCAGGCATGGTGGCGGCTATCAGCGACAAGCGGTCGACGACATTGAGGAACCGGCGACCACGGACGGTCTCGATTTGATCGCCGTCAGCGACGCGCTGGACGAACTCGAGAAAACAGACGCGGTCGCGGCCGATCTGGTCAAACTGCGATATTTTGCCGGCATGAGCGTAGAACAAGCCGCCAATTCACTCGGAATGTCGGCCCGAACTGGTTACTACACTTGGGATTACGCCAGATCATGGCTGCGCTGCCAGTTACAGCCTGATGAATAG
- a CDS encoding protein kinase domain-containing protein has translation MNEREIFAAALEQPTEAERQAFLNEVCDDEMRPRIERLLKEQAQLGSFLEHPPLDSDSGVLNGISPTMVLGSGSTCDDEGDAISSEGINMTKNQQDPEDKILLSYLEPATRDDALGRLGHYEVLEVVGKGAFGTVLRAFDTKLERIVAIKVLALEMASMSPARKRFLREARTSAQIRHDNVVSIYSVEEEPIPYLVMEYVPGRTLQQQLKDHGPLDLPSVLRLGKQIADGLAAAHAQDLIHRDIKPGNILLEGDMEERIKITDFGLARTVDDSSMTQSGMIAGTPMYMAPEQAYGRKLDQRADLFSFGSVLYQMISGRPPFRSTSTMAVLKRVTEDAPRPIQEIIPEAPDWLCDLIGHLHAKDPAKRYGSAKDVANLLGQCLVDIQAGRTPTIPSPAELGGERGTAVTPRVETTPLLRRPHVKIAAAVLLLVAVTGIAGRGFWLPSASEPTPNPPPYLSAIVPDDSIPKRAAEEQVETVRRELKRLNPKFDETTLEATIEDGVVVELKFLSDYVSDITPVGALKGLKSLSCNGSYDGSGGWNSSGLSQVADLSPLRGLPLNSLMCSATQVSDLSPLKGMPLEHVGVGLTPVEDLSPLDPAPLKTLFLMRTNITDESLQHFKGCTNITKLVLFTNHEITDVGIGAFSECKGLVELYLDGTKVTNRGLALFDSLPDLDKLGLSYTSITNDGVKVFANSKKLTSLSLGHTKVTELGLAVFRGRTWTKLDLHGTQITDEGLKLYFPDCGSLRSLNLGGTQITDAGLAHFAGCEELEELNLDGNPQIGDAGLAHFAGCSNLKKVQLPGTGVTDAGMVHLRNCRQLEWISLNGMRVGDAGLANLRDCTELAYVNLSTNSAITDAGIAHLATCRNLRELHLSWTKIGDAGVANLSGCPNLEILHLRSSRMTNAGLKKLVEDCPKLRDLRAYGPEVTDFSPLKNLPDLETIAMDFQPDRDTELLRSISSLQRINVSDDWRAVQTIEDFWKEVDQLGRFKSGEWIEVLPLVDPKLDKQDEANFTGANDWYVENGTLVVGDKDDKPHNLLFPIDSNWSAYEVEMKLTEVSQGSGFNVSLPCHPRRCPIGFTWPNQPGVIIGAVHQKKETTTLSEADIVETGQPKTIRIVVRQGDEDHVSLWLGSGDDAEQVGEWTGDLPAIAIDDERNYDQSRRLGVITLGGSRIVFHRIRVRMLDGGAATTTRPVANPR, from the coding sequence ATGAACGAACGTGAAATCTTCGCGGCGGCGCTGGAGCAGCCGACTGAGGCCGAGCGACAGGCATTCCTGAATGAAGTCTGTGATGACGAGATGCGACCGCGGATCGAACGATTGCTCAAGGAACAAGCCCAACTGGGAAGTTTCCTCGAGCACCCGCCGCTCGATTCCGACTCGGGCGTACTCAACGGGATCAGCCCAACGATGGTGCTCGGGAGCGGCTCCACCTGTGACGACGAAGGGGACGCGATTTCCTCGGAAGGGATCAACATGACGAAGAATCAGCAAGATCCCGAAGACAAAATCCTCCTCAGCTACCTCGAACCGGCGACCCGCGACGACGCCCTGGGGCGTCTGGGACACTACGAGGTTCTGGAGGTTGTCGGTAAGGGGGCGTTCGGCACGGTGCTGAGGGCGTTCGACACCAAGCTGGAACGAATCGTCGCGATCAAAGTCCTTGCGCTGGAGATGGCCTCCATGTCGCCGGCGCGCAAGCGGTTTCTCCGCGAGGCCCGTACGTCCGCACAAATCCGTCATGACAACGTGGTGAGCATCTATTCTGTCGAAGAAGAGCCGATTCCGTACCTGGTGATGGAATATGTCCCGGGACGGACGCTGCAACAGCAACTGAAGGATCATGGCCCACTGGACCTGCCCAGCGTGTTGCGGTTAGGCAAGCAGATCGCTGACGGTCTGGCGGCCGCGCACGCGCAGGATCTGATCCATCGCGACATCAAACCCGGAAACATTCTGCTGGAAGGAGACATGGAGGAGCGGATCAAGATCACCGACTTTGGTCTGGCCCGTACCGTGGACGACTCCAGCATGACGCAGTCAGGAATGATCGCCGGCACGCCGATGTATATGGCGCCCGAACAAGCCTATGGCCGAAAACTTGATCAACGAGCCGACCTGTTCAGCTTCGGTAGCGTACTCTACCAAATGATCAGTGGTCGCCCTCCGTTTCGCTCCACGTCGACGATGGCCGTCCTCAAAAGGGTTACCGAAGACGCGCCGCGTCCCATCCAGGAAATCATCCCTGAAGCTCCTGACTGGTTGTGCGACCTGATCGGTCATCTGCACGCCAAGGACCCCGCCAAGCGATACGGCTCTGCGAAGGACGTCGCCAACCTGCTCGGACAATGCCTGGTCGACATTCAGGCAGGGCGCACGCCGACGATTCCCTCGCCTGCCGAATTGGGCGGCGAACGGGGCACGGCCGTGACGCCTCGCGTTGAAACGACACCGCTGCTGCGCCGACCGCACGTGAAGATTGCAGCGGCGGTATTGTTGCTCGTCGCCGTCACGGGGATTGCCGGGCGCGGATTTTGGTTACCAAGCGCATCGGAGCCCACGCCTAATCCGCCCCCCTACCTCAGCGCAATCGTGCCCGACGACAGCATCCCCAAACGCGCAGCGGAGGAGCAGGTCGAGACGGTCCGCCGGGAGCTCAAGCGATTGAATCCCAAGTTCGACGAGACCACGCTTGAGGCGACGATCGAGGACGGCGTGGTCGTTGAACTGAAGTTCCTGTCCGACTACGTCAGCGACATCACCCCAGTTGGCGCGCTGAAGGGATTGAAGTCGCTCAGCTGCAATGGATCATACGATGGGTCGGGCGGGTGGAATTCGAGCGGGTTGAGCCAGGTCGCCGATTTGAGTCCCCTGCGGGGCCTTCCACTCAACAGCCTCATGTGCAGCGCGACCCAGGTGTCCGATCTTTCACCGCTGAAGGGAATGCCGCTCGAACACGTCGGGGTTGGCCTCACACCCGTCGAGGATCTCTCGCCCCTTGATCCCGCGCCGTTGAAGACCCTTTTCCTAATGCGCACGAATATCACCGACGAGTCCCTCCAGCATTTCAAGGGCTGCACAAACATCACGAAGCTGGTGCTCTTCACCAACCATGAGATCACCGACGTCGGGATCGGCGCGTTCAGCGAGTGTAAGGGGCTCGTCGAGCTCTATCTGGACGGAACCAAGGTCACCAACCGAGGGCTCGCACTGTTCGACAGTCTCCCAGATCTCGATAAGCTCGGCCTCAGCTACACGAGTATCACGAACGATGGGGTGAAGGTCTTCGCGAACTCCAAAAAGCTGACTTCCCTCTCGCTCGGCCACACGAAGGTCACCGAACTGGGACTCGCAGTCTTCCGCGGACGAACATGGACGAAGCTCGACCTGCACGGGACGCAAATCACCGACGAGGGACTGAAGCTTTACTTTCCGGACTGCGGAAGTCTGCGGTCACTCAATCTGGGAGGGACGCAAATCACCGACGCCGGCCTTGCACACTTTGCAGGCTGCGAGGAACTAGAGGAACTGAATCTCGATGGGAATCCGCAAATCGGCGACGCAGGTCTGGCCCACTTTGCAGGCTGCAGCAATCTCAAAAAGGTCCAGCTTCCGGGGACCGGCGTGACCGATGCGGGAATGGTTCATCTTCGCAACTGCCGGCAACTGGAGTGGATCAGCCTCAACGGTATGCGTGTTGGCGATGCCGGGTTGGCCAATCTGCGGGACTGTACGGAACTAGCCTACGTCAATCTGTCGACGAATTCGGCGATTACCGACGCCGGAATAGCCCATCTCGCCACGTGCAGGAATCTGCGAGAACTCCACCTATCCTGGACGAAAATCGGAGACGCCGGCGTGGCCAATCTCAGCGGTTGCCCGAATCTGGAGATTCTCCACCTTCGCAGTTCCCGCATGACCAATGCCGGGCTGAAGAAACTCGTCGAGGACTGCCCGAAACTGAGGGATCTGCGGGCGTACGGGCCCGAAGTCACAGATTTCTCACCGCTGAAGAACCTGCCTGACCTGGAGACTATCGCAATGGATTTCCAGCCCGACCGGGACACTGAATTGCTCCGCTCGATTTCGTCCCTGCAGAGGATCAACGTCAGCGACGATTGGCGTGCAGTCCAGACAATCGAGGACTTCTGGAAGGAAGTCGACCAACTTGGTCGATTCAAGAGCGGCGAGTGGATCGAGGTCCTTCCGCTTGTAGACCCGAAACTCGACAAGCAGGACGAAGCGAACTTCACGGGAGCGAACGACTGGTACGTCGAGAACGGCACGTTAGTCGTCGGCGACAAAGATGACAAGCCGCACAATTTGCTGTTCCCGATCGACTCCAACTGGTCCGCGTACGAGGTGGAGATGAAGCTGACCGAGGTATCCCAGGGTTCGGGCTTCAACGTGAGCCTCCCCTGCCACCCAAGACGCTGCCCGATTGGTTTCACGTGGCCGAATCAGCCGGGCGTCATTATCGGGGCAGTGCACCAGAAGAAAGAGACGACGACGCTCTCCGAGGCTGACATCGTCGAGACCGGCCAGCCCAAGACCATTCGCATCGTGGTCCGGCAGGGGGACGAGGATCATGTCAGCCTGTGGCTCGGCAGCGGCGACGACGCCGAGCAGGTGGGCGAGTGGACCGGCGACCTCCCGGCGATCGCCATCGACGACGAGAGGAACTACGACCAGAGTCGCCGCCTGGGCGTGATTACGTTGGGCGGGTCGCGAATCGTCTTCCACCGCATCCGCGTCCGCATGCTCGACGGCGGCGCCGCCACAACGACGCGGCCTGTCGCGAACCCACGCTAA
- a CDS encoding serine/threonine-protein kinase produces MDDSDELRDPVEMLGEEFVQRLRSGEKPSINEYVAANPDHAEEIRSLFGTLMALEDLKSHHDEDRWQTPSGETSEEIPETIGDFRVLEMIGRGGMGVVYEAEQESLGRTVAIKVLIDHFSDSPQAVRRFRREAQAAARLQHPNIVAVFGVGQWERKHYYAMQYIAGRSLDRILAELNALRGTDSKGQDADDLGSATNVDDELAAEIAVALKQGRFEPSLAAKKVTAPPSVSKLSPTSPTVGAPSSPAAEVTSSALGETREVASVRLSRDYWRSVAGIGVQAANAMHYAHQQGVLHRDIKPGNLMLDNSGRAWLMDFGLAKLLDEADLTTPGDVVGTLRYMAPEQLEGRATTQTDIYSLGLTLYELLTLRPAFDRAEHYAALLKLKTSTTPPEPRSINPQIPADLQTIVLKAISPDPDHRYATAHEFEEDLQRYLDDVPIKARRTSSWEHLRRWCRRNPAMAALTTSTLLLLVISCFAAVFGYLRESHLRSSAETEKSRAEANLGLAAEAFDTIFRRISVQSPTRSLADSTNASELGETPTPRLSNNDVQILEGLLSFYDRFAEANGDSKRWQYESALAYRKVGEIQQRLGRAHRAQAAFERSIELLKQVPAIEVSSQTPPQLEMASIYQQLGDLAMAADQFDVAYQRFQEASEIIENGDAVWSETPEAQLQLAQAYSAMGKANIFGQVIPLSTTGAKVDADHARQLLSKSIEILERLVRDYPNTGDYRLELARSWEDYGGMMSFAANGRPSSDGVKQAIQLLEELVAEFPQEAEYRRALAWTYAHAAEFSSEELERDPLELLQTARELLVDMPPEYAEQPETREIAARISQHLAERKLDLRELDGLDELLEESQQTIIKLAEDFPYTKRYQFGLARNFYLQAIVAYERGDLNQASGDLEECIANCGLNSGGTIPAFLIHMAAKAQRGLKSIHTALGNNQRAEHAASEEAQLQRQLEQVELPLPPTPLTNDPWRIDRSALGETSSSKP; encoded by the coding sequence ATGGACGATTCCGACGAACTCCGCGATCCGGTCGAAATGCTCGGGGAAGAATTCGTCCAGCGGCTGCGCAGCGGCGAGAAGCCTTCGATCAACGAATATGTCGCCGCCAATCCTGACCATGCCGAGGAGATTCGCTCGCTGTTCGGCACGCTGATGGCGCTGGAAGACCTGAAATCTCACCACGACGAAGATCGCTGGCAAACGCCGTCAGGCGAAACGTCCGAGGAGATCCCGGAAACGATCGGCGACTTTCGCGTGCTGGAGATGATCGGTCGCGGCGGAATGGGGGTCGTCTACGAAGCGGAGCAGGAATCGCTTGGGCGTACGGTCGCGATCAAGGTGCTGATCGACCACTTTTCCGATTCCCCGCAAGCGGTCCGACGCTTTCGCCGCGAAGCCCAGGCCGCCGCTCGACTGCAACATCCCAATATCGTCGCCGTGTTCGGCGTCGGCCAATGGGAGCGGAAGCATTACTACGCGATGCAATACATCGCAGGCCGCAGCTTGGACCGCATCTTGGCCGAGTTGAACGCGCTTCGCGGAACGGATTCCAAGGGGCAAGACGCTGATGATTTGGGTTCCGCAACCAACGTCGATGACGAACTGGCGGCGGAGATCGCGGTCGCGTTAAAACAGGGCCGCTTTGAACCCTCCTTGGCGGCGAAGAAGGTGACCGCTCCCCCTTCCGTTTCCAAACTGTCGCCAACCTCTCCGACGGTCGGGGCGCCAAGCAGTCCAGCAGCGGAGGTCACCTCCTCCGCCTTGGGGGAAACGCGTGAAGTCGCCTCGGTTCGCCTTAGTCGCGACTATTGGCGCAGCGTCGCGGGCATCGGCGTGCAGGCTGCTAACGCGATGCATTACGCGCATCAACAAGGCGTGCTGCATCGCGACATCAAGCCTGGCAACTTGATGCTTGACAACAGTGGGCGAGCCTGGCTGATGGATTTTGGCTTGGCGAAGCTGCTGGATGAGGCCGATTTGACGACGCCGGGCGATGTCGTCGGAACTTTGCGATATATGGCGCCGGAGCAATTGGAAGGACGCGCGACGACGCAAACTGACATCTATAGTCTTGGGCTAACCCTCTACGAACTGTTGACCCTCCGTCCTGCGTTCGACCGAGCCGAGCACTACGCTGCGCTGCTAAAGCTGAAGACGAGCACCACGCCGCCTGAGCCTCGTTCGATCAATCCGCAGATCCCCGCCGATCTGCAAACGATCGTGTTAAAGGCGATTTCGCCCGATCCAGATCACCGCTACGCCACGGCGCACGAATTCGAGGAAGATCTGCAGAGATATCTCGATGACGTCCCGATCAAAGCGCGCCGCACCAGCAGTTGGGAACATTTGCGCCGTTGGTGCCGGCGAAATCCGGCGATGGCGGCGCTGACGACGTCGACGCTGCTGTTGCTCGTTATCAGTTGTTTCGCGGCGGTCTTCGGTTATCTGCGAGAGTCGCATTTGCGATCCTCCGCAGAGACGGAAAAGAGTCGAGCGGAAGCGAACCTGGGGCTCGCGGCGGAAGCGTTCGACACGATCTTTCGTCGCATCAGCGTTCAGTCGCCGACCCGTTCGCTGGCCGATTCGACGAACGCTTCCGAGTTGGGGGAGACGCCGACGCCGCGTCTCTCCAATAATGACGTACAAATCCTGGAGGGGCTGCTGTCGTTTTACGATCGTTTTGCGGAAGCTAACGGCGACAGTAAGCGTTGGCAGTACGAGAGTGCGCTCGCCTATCGCAAGGTGGGAGAAATCCAACAGCGACTCGGTCGAGCGCATCGAGCGCAAGCCGCCTTTGAACGATCGATCGAACTTCTCAAGCAAGTCCCAGCGATTGAGGTTTCCTCGCAAACGCCTCCCCAGCTGGAGATGGCGTCGATCTATCAGCAACTTGGCGATTTGGCGATGGCCGCCGATCAATTTGACGTCGCTTACCAGCGTTTTCAGGAGGCGAGCGAAATCATTGAAAACGGCGACGCCGTCTGGAGTGAAACGCCTGAGGCGCAGCTTCAGCTTGCCCAGGCCTATAGCGCAATGGGCAAGGCGAACATCTTCGGCCAGGTGATTCCTCTCTCCACCACCGGAGCGAAAGTCGATGCGGATCACGCTCGGCAGCTGCTATCGAAATCGATCGAAATCCTGGAGCGTCTGGTTCGCGATTATCCCAATACGGGTGACTACCGCTTGGAGCTTGCCAGAAGCTGGGAAGACTATGGCGGAATGATGAGTTTCGCCGCAAACGGCAGGCCCTCGTCCGACGGCGTCAAACAGGCGATTCAACTGCTGGAAGAACTGGTCGCCGAGTTTCCGCAAGAGGCCGAATATCGTCGCGCCTTGGCTTGGACCTACGCTCACGCCGCCGAGTTTTCAAGCGAAGAGCTGGAGCGAGATCCGCTCGAATTGTTGCAAACCGCTCGAGAACTGCTGGTCGATATGCCGCCGGAATATGCGGAACAACCGGAGACTCGCGAGATCGCAGCGCGGATCTCGCAGCATTTGGCGGAACGCAAGCTGGACCTTCGCGAATTGGATGGCCTTGACGAGTTGCTGGAAGAAAGTCAGCAAACGATCATCAAACTGGCCGAAGACTTTCCTTATACGAAACGATATCAGTTTGGCTTGGCGCGCAATTTTTACCTTCAGGCGATCGTGGCTTACGAGCGAGGTGACCTGAACCAGGCCAGCGGCGACCTGGAAGAATGTATTGCAAATTGCGGTTTGAACAGCGGCGGAACCATTCCCGCGTTTCTCATACACATGGCCGCGAAAGCGCAGCGCGGACTGAAATCTATTCATACGGCGCTTGGAAACAACCAGCGAGCCGAGCATGCGGCTTCTGAAGAGGCGCAGCTCCAGCGGCAATTGGAGCAAGTGGAGTTGCCCTTGCCGCCGACTCCGCTAACGAACGATCCATGGCGGATCGATCGCTCTGCGCTGGGCGAGACGTCGTCGTCGAAGCCCTAG